The genomic interval GGTTCCTTCATACGTGTCATTCATAACGGGTATCTCTTTTGAGGACCTGACCGGTAAGGCGGACAGGGCCCGTATCCGCTTTCTCACAATGACGAACTCCCTTGCCTTTATCCTCGGGTTCTCCTTTGTCTTTATCCTGCTCGGGGCATCTTCATCTGCAGTAGGACAGATTCTCTTTCAGTATCAGGACTGGATAAGGATAATCGGGGGCATCATCGTAATTATCTTCGGTCTCTTTATTGCCGGTTTTTTAAGGCTTGATTTCCTTATGAGGGAGAGGAAATTCCATTTAAGCGGAAAACCTGCCGGATATATCGGGACATTTCTTTTGGGAATGGCCTTTGTGGCTGGCTGGACTCCCTGCATAGGGCCCATACTCGGAAGCATACTCCTGTATGCAAGTGCCAAGGGCTCGGCCATCTATGGGCTCAAGCTCCTGTCAGTCTATTCCCTTGGACTTGCCGTTCCATTTTTCCTCTCTGCCCTTGCATTAAATACCTTTCTGAGTTATTCGAGGTGGCTTCTGAGATATATGAGGGTCATTATGATTATAAGCGGGCTGCTACTTATAGTATTTGGAATCCTGCTTCTTTCCAACAGGGTAAGGGGCCTGGCCGGGCTGGTGCCGAACTTTGGTTTTTCGCTTTAAGCCTGTCAGCTTGCCAGCCTGTAAGCCTTTGCGCTCTTGTTATCCACAACCCTGCACCCCTCGATCACGTCATCTGTGGCTGGGGAGCACATCAATTTGTATGAAGTTCCTTTCAGAGTTGATATT from Nitrospirota bacterium carries:
- a CDS encoding cytochrome c biogenesis protein CcdA, with product MKTDISYSLAFFAGFLSFVSPCVLPLVPSYVSFITGISFEDLTGKADRARIRFLTMTNSLAFILGFSFVFILLGASSSAVGQILFQYQDWIRIIGGIIVIIFGLFIAGFLRLDFLMRERKFHLSGKPAGYIGTFLLGMAFVAGWTPCIGPILGSILLYASAKGSAIYGLKLLSVYSLGLAVPFFLSALALNTFLSYSRWLLRYMRVIMIISGLLLIVFGILLLSNRVRGLAGLVPNFGFSL